The proteins below come from a single Halostagnicola larsenii XH-48 genomic window:
- a CDS encoding NAD(P)/FAD-dependent oxidoreductase, with protein MTEYVIIGDGISGSSAAETLREEDPDSDITVITDEGEPLYNRILIKEHAKGKLPEAPISIHDEDWYDERDIDLSLNTHVTTIDPDEKIVHIHEDENISYDKLLIATGGTPTQLPVQNSDAEGVHHFWTFQDARAIKESAESADDAVVVGAGLLGIDFAAVCGAQGVSGKYLMRGDRWWRYALSADGAEIMHNGMRDVGVEPVFDSGVDHFETDDDGQVTAAVDPSGERYECDFAGVAIGLTFNTEFLYETGLEMDNGIVVDEYMETNLEDVYAAGDITRFYDVLLGDQAQNGSWGSAKEQGRVAATNMAADEQEEEFQWVSSYSITHFDFPFLSFGHPTLGDEHAERRYSDTEWRRVAFKDGKIVGGVLIGDLSPQSTFKQLMREQRKVADQAEILLEQSVDIDKLAPAQEQ; from the coding sequence ATGACCGAGTACGTGATCATCGGTGACGGAATCTCGGGCAGTTCGGCCGCTGAGACCCTCCGAGAGGAAGACCCGGACTCCGACATTACCGTCATCACCGATGAGGGAGAGCCGTTGTATAATCGTATTTTGATCAAAGAACACGCGAAAGGCAAACTGCCGGAGGCTCCCATCTCGATCCACGACGAGGACTGGTACGACGAACGGGACATCGACCTCTCGTTGAACACCCACGTCACGACTATCGATCCCGACGAGAAGATCGTCCACATCCACGAGGACGAGAACATCTCCTACGACAAACTCCTGATCGCGACAGGCGGGACGCCGACACAGCTTCCGGTTCAAAACAGCGACGCAGAGGGCGTCCACCACTTCTGGACGTTTCAGGATGCACGCGCGATCAAAGAGAGCGCAGAGAGCGCAGACGATGCGGTCGTCGTCGGCGCGGGACTGCTCGGCATCGACTTCGCGGCAGTCTGTGGCGCACAGGGTGTTTCCGGCAAGTATCTGATGCGCGGCGACCGCTGGTGGCGCTACGCGCTCTCTGCCGACGGTGCAGAGATCATGCACAACGGGATGCGCGACGTCGGCGTCGAACCGGTGTTCGACAGTGGTGTCGACCACTTCGAAACGGACGACGACGGGCAAGTGACCGCCGCTGTCGATCCCAGCGGCGAGCGCTACGAGTGTGACTTCGCCGGCGTTGCGATCGGCCTGACGTTCAACACCGAGTTCCTCTACGAGACCGGCCTCGAGATGGACAACGGCATCGTCGTCGACGAGTACATGGAGACGAACCTCGAGGACGTCTACGCCGCGGGGGACATCACGCGATTTTACGACGTGCTGTTAGGCGACCAGGCCCAGAACGGCTCCTGGGGATCGGCGAAAGAACAGGGCCGCGTCGCCGCGACCAATATGGCCGCAGACGAACAGGAAGAGGAGTTCCAGTGGGTCTCGTCGTACTCGATCACGCACTTTGACTTCCCGTTTCTCTCCTTTGGTCATCCGACCCTCGGCGACGAGCACGCAGAACGGCGCTACAGCGATACCGAGTGGCGCCGCGTCGCGTTCAAAGACGGCAAGATCGTTGGCGGCGTCCTAATCGGCGATCTCTCCCCGCAGAGTACGTTCAAACAGCTCATGCGCGAACAGCGCAAGGTCGCAGATCAGGCCGAAATCCTCTTAGAACAGTCCGTCGATATCGATAAACTCGCGCCGGCTCAAGAGCAGTAA
- a CDS encoding DUF6149 family protein: MKIRQNARHFASRKALETPVVRSVAKSGLVRMHTKIFTKKADPAHAEERKPRLDAFFAATMDTYLAALQKGYSEAEAREITHIQSNFDFYNHGWTEMMEFPGDELEEHYERYADFFETWGITIDDPLGEFEPSGGLPDAPSTPERLENPDHPHAAGGFADDVYVETDDGELIVGGQDEPASDEVDVSGAVGIDDDAVDTETDNTDGGAVGDGNSN; this comes from the coding sequence ATGAAGATCCGCCAGAACGCTCGTCACTTCGCCTCGAGAAAAGCCCTCGAGACGCCCGTGGTCCGATCGGTCGCCAAGTCGGGCCTCGTCCGGATGCATACGAAGATCTTCACCAAAAAAGCCGATCCCGCCCACGCCGAGGAGCGAAAGCCGCGACTGGACGCTTTCTTCGCCGCCACGATGGACACTTATCTGGCCGCTTTACAGAAGGGGTATTCGGAGGCCGAGGCGCGCGAAATCACCCATATCCAGTCGAACTTCGACTTCTACAACCACGGCTGGACGGAGATGATGGAGTTTCCCGGCGACGAACTCGAAGAGCACTACGAGCGCTACGCGGACTTCTTCGAGACATGGGGGATCACCATCGACGATCCGCTCGGCGAGTTCGAACCGTCGGGCGGACTGCCGGACGCGCCCTCGACGCCGGAGCGCCTCGAGAACCCGGACCACCCCCACGCCGCGGGCGGATTCGCCGACGACGTGTACGTCGAAACCGACGACGGCGAACTGATCGTCGGCGGGCAAGACGAACCGGCTAGCGACGAGGTCGACGTCAGCGGTGCGGTCGGCATCGACGACGACGCGGTCGACACCGAGACTGACAACACGGACGGCGGTGCTGTCGGCGACGGGAACTCCAACTAG
- a CDS encoding polysaccharide deacetylase family protein, with translation MDRRAYLAMTASATTALCLAGCAGSEPLDSSDTDSKDGGTADPGDVTPASGVVEPGSEDDFEDLSAWSEDAGSLSADSDRSLIGSQSAYLEVGSSATIGRLSKTFDEPIDVSNVVPGVAITAESVVSPWIRLVDENGNRIDYRRTVTGGIPFMRYNFGINDLDDSFDETAVTEVHLQLWTAEGTKRGIWFDDFHFVPRPETGKVMIQFDDTHVTDHSEAMPLLSEYGYGAVTFVNPNYVGKEVDSYERLSEGQLADLHDAGWCLSNHTETHANMPTLDRDEQERELRNGKVWLEERGYDEGARYFAYPFGKFDATTVELVDEYHEIGFAGGHPVQGYTSNTALASRISEPDREQAEIAFERTARMPGITCVFYHELEGEYRTDFEDMLEVLHEYESAGEIDVILPPDLERDLLF, from the coding sequence ATGGATAGACGTGCGTATCTGGCGATGACAGCGTCCGCAACGACAGCGCTCTGTCTCGCGGGCTGTGCAGGATCGGAACCGCTCGACTCGAGCGACACGGATTCCAAGGATGGAGGAACCGCGGACCCCGGAGACGTGACTCCCGCGTCGGGAGTCGTCGAACCCGGCTCCGAGGACGACTTCGAAGACCTCTCTGCGTGGAGCGAAGACGCGGGATCGCTCTCGGCCGACAGCGACCGCTCGCTCATCGGGAGCCAGAGTGCGTACCTCGAGGTCGGCTCCTCGGCGACGATCGGCCGACTTTCCAAGACGTTCGACGAACCGATCGACGTGTCGAACGTCGTGCCGGGCGTTGCGATCACCGCAGAGTCGGTGGTCTCGCCTTGGATCCGACTGGTCGATGAGAACGGTAACCGCATCGACTACCGACGGACGGTAACCGGCGGTATCCCGTTCATGCGCTACAATTTCGGGATCAACGACCTCGACGACTCCTTCGACGAAACGGCAGTTACCGAAGTCCATCTTCAGCTCTGGACGGCAGAAGGAACGAAGCGAGGAATCTGGTTCGACGACTTTCATTTCGTCCCGCGGCCGGAGACGGGCAAGGTGATGATCCAGTTCGACGACACGCACGTCACGGATCACAGCGAGGCGATGCCGCTGCTCTCGGAGTACGGCTACGGGGCGGTGACCTTCGTCAACCCGAACTACGTCGGCAAGGAAGTCGACAGCTACGAGCGCTTGAGCGAGGGGCAACTCGCGGACCTCCACGACGCCGGCTGGTGTCTGAGCAATCACACGGAGACGCACGCGAACATGCCGACGCTCGACCGGGACGAGCAAGAACGGGAGCTTCGCAACGGGAAGGTCTGGCTCGAGGAGCGCGGCTACGACGAGGGAGCGAGATACTTCGCGTACCCGTTCGGGAAATTCGACGCGACCACGGTCGAACTCGTCGACGAGTACCACGAAATCGGCTTCGCCGGCGGCCACCCCGTGCAGGGATACACCTCGAACACCGCACTCGCCTCCCGCATCAGCGAACCCGACAGGGAACAGGCGGAAATCGCGTTCGAGCGAACCGCACGCATGCCGGGAATCACGTGCGTGTTCTACCACGAACTCGAGGGCGAGTACCGAACCGACTTCGAGGACATGCTCGAGGTACTCCACGAATACGAGTCCGCCGGCGAAATCGACGTAATTCTGCCTCCGGATCTCGAACGGGACCTGCTATTCTAA
- a CDS encoding MFS transporter yields the protein MALNANDRSIATFTMAAHALVHWFETSIPIFLVVWLAEFDISVALVGVVVALGYAPFGIGALPGGILADKYGPQRLILCCLLGMSLSFVALAGAAVVDSIYAVAVGLVLWGITASVYHPAGLALISTGVDDRGTVFAWHGIAGNVGIALGPFVAATLLIVLDWHVVAAILAVPGFVAALYGLQANFDPVAAVEDDVDAGPDEALSLPELISSTRTLFASAFAIIFVIVAFEGLYYRGMLTYLPEILNGLPATQGIEIAPTLERYDIDPEFYIYVGLLVIGMAGQYVAGKLIDRISPARGLAASFAILTALALAFVPVTGMGLGPLVVLCGVFGFFLFAIQPFYQNAVAVYTGADSRGLSYGYTYLGEFGIGAASIAVGGLVLGISETGFFLTIATFSVAGAVLATGLVFGLDRLYTGDTTGSGQATDD from the coding sequence ATGGCTCTGAACGCGAACGACCGATCCATCGCAACCTTCACGATGGCCGCACACGCGCTAGTCCACTGGTTCGAAACGTCGATCCCGATCTTTCTCGTGGTCTGGCTCGCCGAGTTCGACATCAGCGTCGCGCTGGTCGGCGTCGTGGTCGCGCTCGGTTACGCCCCGTTCGGTATCGGCGCGCTTCCGGGTGGGATTCTGGCGGACAAGTACGGCCCGCAGCGGTTGATCCTCTGTTGTCTCCTCGGAATGAGTCTCTCGTTCGTCGCGCTCGCGGGTGCGGCGGTCGTCGATTCGATCTACGCGGTCGCGGTCGGCCTCGTTCTGTGGGGTATCACCGCGAGCGTCTACCACCCCGCCGGACTGGCGCTCATCAGCACCGGCGTCGACGACCGCGGAACCGTCTTCGCCTGGCACGGTATCGCCGGCAACGTCGGTATCGCGCTCGGGCCGTTCGTCGCCGCCACGCTCTTGATCGTCCTCGACTGGCACGTCGTCGCCGCGATACTCGCCGTTCCCGGCTTCGTCGCCGCGCTGTACGGCCTGCAGGCGAACTTCGATCCCGTTGCCGCCGTCGAGGACGACGTGGACGCCGGCCCCGACGAGGCCCTCTCGCTTCCGGAACTGATCTCGAGTACGCGCACGCTCTTTGCGAGCGCGTTCGCGATCATCTTCGTCATCGTCGCCTTCGAAGGGCTGTACTACCGAGGGATGCTCACCTACCTGCCCGAGATCCTCAACGGGTTGCCGGCGACTCAGGGCATCGAAATCGCGCCCACGCTCGAGCGCTACGACATCGATCCGGAGTTTTACATCTACGTCGGCCTGCTGGTGATCGGAATGGCCGGCCAGTACGTCGCGGGGAAGCTCATCGACCGTATCTCACCGGCGCGGGGACTGGCGGCCAGTTTCGCGATTCTGACCGCGCTCGCGCTCGCGTTCGTTCCGGTGACAGGGATGGGATTAGGGCCGCTCGTCGTCCTCTGTGGCGTGTTCGGGTTTTTCCTCTTTGCGATCCAGCCGTTCTACCAGAACGCGGTCGCCGTCTACACGGGTGCCGATAGCCGCGGGCTGTCCTACGGCTACACCTACCTCGGCGAGTTCGGCATCGGAGCGGCGAGTATCGCAGTCGGCGGCCTCGTCCTCGGCATCTCCGAGACCGGCTTCTTCCTGACGATCGCGACGTTTTCGGTCGCCGGAGCGGTGCTCGCTACGGGACTCGTATTCGGACTCGATCGACTCTACACCGGCGATACGACGGGCTCCGGGCAGGCGACGGACGACTGA
- a CDS encoding homoserine kinase yields MLTVRAPATSANLGSGFDVFGVALETPADVVRVERARETTISVTGAGSEFIPEDPEGNTVGAVAKALDAPARIEIDKGVRPASGLGSSASSAAAAAVALNELYDRGHSRKELVPIAAEGEALVSGEAHSDNVAPSLLGGFTIVTDDGVTQVDTSVPLVACLPETAVSTRDARGVVPDEAALDDVVSTVGNAATLAVGMTRNDPELVGRGMDDDIVTPQRTALIDGYDDVREAALEAGATGVTVSGAGPGILAVCDRSSRRAVAGAMIDAFDDNDIESRAYQTQVGSGATLYRD; encoded by the coding sequence ATGCTCACCGTGCGGGCACCTGCGACGAGCGCGAATCTCGGGAGTGGCTTCGATGTCTTCGGCGTCGCTCTCGAGACGCCCGCCGACGTCGTCCGGGTCGAACGGGCGCGAGAAACCACCATTTCGGTGACGGGCGCTGGCAGCGAGTTCATCCCCGAGGATCCGGAGGGAAACACCGTCGGTGCGGTCGCCAAGGCCCTCGACGCACCGGCGCGCATCGAAATCGACAAAGGGGTTCGTCCGGCGTCGGGACTCGGCTCCTCGGCCTCGAGCGCCGCGGCGGCCGCCGTCGCGTTGAACGAACTCTACGACCGCGGTCACTCGCGCAAGGAACTCGTCCCAATCGCCGCCGAGGGTGAGGCGCTGGTTTCGGGCGAAGCCCACTCGGACAACGTCGCCCCGTCACTCCTTGGCGGATTTACCATCGTGACCGACGACGGCGTCACGCAGGTCGACACCTCGGTCCCGCTGGTCGCCTGCCTCCCGGAAACCGCCGTCTCGACGCGTGACGCACGCGGGGTCGTCCCCGACGAGGCCGCCCTCGATGACGTCGTCTCGACGGTCGGTAACGCGGCCACGCTCGCCGTCGGAATGACCCGCAACGATCCGGAACTCGTCGGTCGCGGGATGGACGACGACATCGTCACTCCCCAGCGCACCGCCCTCATCGACGGCTACGACGACGTTCGCGAGGCCGCCCTCGAGGCGGGCGCGACCGGCGTCACCGTAAGCGGTGCCGGCCCGGGCATCCTCGCCGTCTGCGATCGATCCAGTCGGCGCGCCGTCGCCGGGGCGATGATCGACGCGTTCGACGACAACGACATCGAAAGCCGAGCCTACCAGACCCAGGTCGGTTCGGGCGCGACGCTGTACCGCGATTGA
- the pdxS gene encoding pyridoxal 5'-phosphate synthase lyase subunit PdxS, which produces MTETTDLEELRRGTDLVKRGFAQMQKGGVIMDVVNPKQARIAEDAGAVAVMSLEAVPADIRKRGGVARMADPADVEEIVEEVSIPVMGKSRIGHTKEAQILETVGVDMIDESEVLTPADNDYHIDKREFTAPFVCGARNLGEALRRIGEGAAMIRTKGEAGTGDVNQAVYHQRTIKGEIRKIEGMSHEEREAYAREIEAPAELVHETAEMGRLPVVNFAAGGIATPADAALMMHHECDGIFVGSGIFGAENPPEMAEAIVEATNNWDDPETLAEISKNLGKSMKGDANVDLPDEEQLQGRGV; this is translated from the coding sequence ATGACCGAGACGACCGATCTCGAGGAGCTACGACGCGGGACGGACCTCGTCAAGCGCGGGTTCGCCCAGATGCAAAAAGGCGGTGTCATCATGGACGTCGTCAACCCCAAACAGGCCCGGATCGCCGAAGACGCCGGTGCCGTGGCCGTGATGTCGCTCGAGGCCGTCCCCGCGGACATCCGGAAACGCGGGGGCGTCGCCCGGATGGCGGACCCCGCCGACGTCGAGGAAATCGTCGAGGAAGTCTCGATTCCCGTCATGGGGAAATCCCGGATCGGACACACGAAGGAAGCCCAAATTTTAGAGACCGTCGGCGTCGACATGATCGACGAGAGCGAGGTGCTCACCCCGGCGGACAACGACTACCACATCGACAAGCGCGAGTTCACCGCGCCCTTCGTCTGCGGCGCGCGAAACCTCGGCGAAGCCCTCCGCCGGATCGGCGAGGGCGCGGCGATGATCCGGACCAAGGGCGAAGCCGGCACCGGCGACGTTAACCAGGCGGTCTACCACCAGCGAACGATCAAAGGCGAGATCCGGAAGATCGAGGGAATGTCCCACGAGGAGCGAGAGGCCTACGCTCGAGAGATCGAAGCGCCGGCCGAACTCGTCCACGAAACCGCGGAGATGGGTCGACTTCCGGTCGTCAACTTCGCTGCGGGCGGCATCGCGACGCCCGCCGACGCCGCGCTCATGATGCACCACGAGTGCGACGGCATCTTCGTCGGCAGCGGTATCTTCGGCGCGGAGAACCCGCCGGAGATGGCCGAAGCGATCGTCGAGGCGACGAACAACTGGGACGATCCCGAAACGCTCGCCGAGATCTCGAAGAACCTCGGCAAGAGCATGAAAGGCGACGCGAACGTCGACCTCCCCGACGAGGAGCAGTTGCAGGGTCGGGGCGTCTAA
- a CDS encoding DUF1405 domain-containing protein, with product MSATSRLPDRTPLPKYFAPVPKVIEDLGLRLAWVVVAVNLLGTAFGFWYYSGQFTETATIMWPWVPDSPLATLFIALAIACWKLGREQAWLTALAFVGNIVLGLWTPFTLLVFADAYAGLHWAMYNFLFWSHLAMVVQALVLYRITDFPLSAVAVAAVWYGSNLIVDYFVPIVGNPHHTSIPVARDTELFLEADALGVIAAGEVTFTFAAVFLALAIRIKLCELGRLERGRTET from the coding sequence ATGTCCGCGACGAGTCGGTTGCCCGACCGAACGCCGCTGCCGAAGTATTTCGCGCCCGTTCCGAAGGTGATCGAGGATCTCGGACTGCGACTGGCGTGGGTCGTCGTCGCGGTCAACCTTCTGGGGACCGCGTTCGGCTTCTGGTACTACAGCGGGCAGTTCACCGAGACCGCGACGATCATGTGGCCGTGGGTCCCTGACAGCCCGCTGGCGACGCTGTTTATCGCGCTGGCGATCGCCTGCTGGAAGCTCGGTCGCGAACAGGCCTGGCTCACCGCGCTCGCGTTCGTCGGCAACATCGTCCTCGGCCTGTGGACCCCGTTCACCCTGCTGGTCTTTGCCGACGCGTACGCGGGCCTGCACTGGGCGATGTACAACTTTTTGTTCTGGAGCCACCTCGCGATGGTCGTCCAGGCGCTGGTGCTCTATCGCATCACCGACTTTCCGCTCTCCGCCGTCGCCGTCGCGGCCGTCTGGTACGGCAGTAACCTCATCGTCGATTACTTCGTCCCGATCGTCGGCAACCCCCATCATACATCGATCCCCGTCGCTCGAGACACCGAGCTATTCCTCGAGGCCGACGCGCTGGGTGTTATCGCCGCCGGTGAAGTGACGTTCACGTTCGCCGCCGTCTTCCTGGCGCTGGCGATCCGGATCAAACTGTGTGAACTGGGCCGACTCGAGCGCGGGCGGACCGAGACCTGA
- a CDS encoding DUF7344 domain-containing protein: protein MNSDTTDVDHRSDDVSLPPNKIFDLLLDRRRRHALYFLSRRVGAVSIEELADGIAHREGTQRPDDRERISTGLHHTHLPKLVEAEVVAYDPTTERVERLPGCEQLDPYLELAETDDLVHPCRE, encoded by the coding sequence ATGAACTCAGATACCACGGACGTCGACCACCGAAGTGACGACGTATCCCTCCCGCCGAACAAAATCTTCGACCTGTTGCTCGACCGCCGGAGACGCCACGCGCTGTACTTTCTCTCCCGACGAGTTGGAGCGGTGTCGATCGAGGAACTCGCCGACGGAATCGCCCACCGCGAGGGCACCCAGCGTCCGGACGACCGCGAGCGAATCAGTACGGGACTGCACCACACCCACTTACCGAAACTGGTCGAGGCGGAGGTCGTTGCTTACGATCCGACCACCGAACGAGTCGAACGATTGCCCGGCTGCGAGCAACTCGATCCCTACCTCGAGTTGGCCGAAACCGACGACCTCGTCCACCCCTGCCGCGAGTGA
- a CDS encoding valine--tRNA ligase: protein MSTETPNPETDGDAEAERSFDDPDLEGGYEPETVESRWQRQWVDEDVYAYDGDPKRDPNTVYAIDTPPPTVSGSLHMGHLYGSTLQDFAARFRRMYDGEVLFPFGYDDNGIASERLTESDLDIRHQDFERREFQERCREVCQKYEAEFTEQMQSLGCSIDWNHTYKTIEPRVQRISQLSFIDLYEKGREYRKKAPAIWCPECETAISQVETEDDERHSHFNDIAFGLTGENPPREEFVISTTRPELLPACVSVFVHPDDEDNRDLVGETARVPLFGHEVPIIEDDRVDMEKGSGVVMCCTFGDQNDIEWYQAHDLPLRVAIDETATMTDLAGDYEGLSTEEAREAIVEDIDEAGHLRDRREIVHDVGVHERCDTPVEYRVSKQWYVEVLDHTDEYLEAGEAMEWYPEKMFTRYRHWIEGLEWDWLISRQRDSGIPFPVWYCTDCDHAVIAEKADLPVDPLSDEPPVDSCPECGNDAFEPEEDVFDTWATSSLTPLINAGWDWDAESESFEMDSPELYPFDLRPQGHDIISFWLFHTIVKCYEHTGEVPFDATLINGHVLDENREKMSKSRGNVVDPDDVLAEYPVDAIRFWAANAAVGDDFPYQEKDLRAGEKLLRKLWNASKLVDTLAPRAPDEPAELEAIDRWLLAELDDAIDDLTEYLEAYEFAKARDRLRTFFWNTFCDDYLEIAKTREDNPSTQYALRTAHRTFLELWAPILPHVTEEIWQAVYAGETSAADGDDLESIHRREWPEPRGYEADLEAGETATEVISALRRYKSERQLPLNEELDAVAVYGSIGGFENAVRDVMHVADLEVLESQPEISTEVASIDLDYSTLGPKYGSKVGDIDAGIESGEYEIDDDAGVLRVAGEELEDELFEVSLERTYSGDGEMLETESAVIIVDNED, encoded by the coding sequence ATGAGCACGGAGACCCCGAACCCCGAGACCGACGGCGACGCCGAAGCCGAACGTTCGTTCGACGATCCGGATCTCGAGGGCGGGTACGAGCCGGAGACGGTCGAGTCGCGCTGGCAGCGCCAGTGGGTCGACGAGGACGTCTACGCCTACGACGGCGATCCGAAGCGCGATCCGAACACCGTCTACGCCATCGACACGCCGCCGCCGACGGTGTCGGGGAGCCTACACATGGGCCACCTCTACGGCTCGACGCTGCAGGACTTCGCCGCCCGCTTCCGACGGATGTACGACGGCGAGGTGCTGTTCCCGTTCGGGTACGACGACAACGGCATCGCGAGCGAGCGTCTGACCGAGTCAGACCTGGACATTCGCCACCAGGACTTCGAGCGCCGGGAGTTTCAGGAACGCTGCCGGGAAGTCTGCCAGAAGTACGAGGCGGAGTTCACCGAGCAGATGCAGTCGCTCGGCTGTTCGATCGACTGGAATCACACCTACAAGACGATCGAACCGCGCGTTCAGCGCATCTCCCAGCTTTCCTTTATCGACCTCTACGAGAAGGGCCGCGAGTATCGCAAAAAAGCGCCGGCGATCTGGTGTCCCGAGTGCGAGACCGCGATTTCCCAGGTCGAGACCGAAGACGACGAGCGCCACTCGCACTTCAACGACATCGCGTTCGGACTTACCGGGGAGAACCCACCGCGCGAGGAGTTCGTCATCTCGACCACCCGGCCCGAACTCCTCCCGGCCTGTGTCTCGGTCTTCGTCCACCCCGACGACGAGGACAACCGCGATCTCGTCGGCGAGACGGCTCGAGTCCCGCTGTTCGGTCACGAGGTTCCGATCATCGAAGACGACCGCGTCGACATGGAGAAAGGCAGCGGCGTCGTGATGTGTTGTACCTTCGGCGACCAGAACGACATCGAGTGGTACCAGGCCCACGACCTGCCGCTGCGGGTCGCGATCGACGAGACCGCGACGATGACCGACCTGGCGGGCGACTACGAGGGACTGTCCACCGAGGAGGCTCGAGAAGCGATCGTTGAGGACATCGACGAGGCGGGCCACCTCCGCGACCGGCGCGAGATCGTCCACGACGTCGGTGTCCACGAACGCTGTGACACGCCCGTCGAGTACCGCGTCTCCAAGCAGTGGTACGTCGAAGTGCTGGATCACACCGACGAGTACCTTGAGGCCGGCGAAGCGATGGAGTGGTACCCCGAGAAGATGTTCACCCGCTATCGCCACTGGATCGAGGGCCTCGAGTGGGACTGGCTGATCTCCCGCCAGCGCGACTCGGGGATCCCGTTCCCGGTCTGGTACTGCACGGATTGTGACCACGCGGTCATCGCCGAGAAGGCCGATCTTCCCGTCGATCCGCTCTCGGATGAGCCGCCCGTTGACAGCTGTCCGGAGTGTGGCAACGACGCGTTCGAACCTGAAGAGGACGTCTTCGACACGTGGGCGACTTCCTCGCTCACGCCCCTGATCAACGCCGGCTGGGACTGGGACGCCGAGAGCGAGTCCTTCGAGATGGACAGTCCCGAACTCTACCCGTTCGATCTGCGCCCGCAGGGCCACGACATCATCTCCTTTTGGCTGTTCCACACCATCGTCAAGTGCTACGAGCACACCGGCGAGGTGCCCTTCGACGCGACGCTGATCAACGGCCACGTGTTGGACGAAAACCGCGAGAAGATGTCCAAATCCCGCGGCAACGTCGTCGATCCCGACGACGTGCTCGCGGAGTACCCCGTCGACGCCATCCGCTTTTGGGCGGCAAACGCCGCGGTCGGCGACGACTTCCCGTACCAGGAGAAAGACCTCCGGGCGGGCGAGAAGCTCCTCCGGAAGCTCTGGAACGCCTCGAAACTCGTCGACACGCTCGCCCCGCGGGCCCCCGACGAGCCGGCCGAACTCGAGGCGATCGACCGCTGGCTGCTCGCGGAGTTAGACGACGCCATCGACGACCTCACCGAATATCTCGAGGCTTACGAGTTTGCGAAGGCTCGCGACCGCCTGCGAACGTTCTTCTGGAACACCTTCTGTGACGACTACCTCGAGATCGCAAAGACCCGGGAAGACAATCCATCGACCCAGTACGCCTTGCGAACGGCACACCGGACCTTCCTCGAGCTGTGGGCACCGATCTTGCCTCACGTGACCGAGGAGATCTGGCAAGCCGTTTATGCGGGCGAAACGAGCGCCGCAGACGGCGACGACCTCGAGAGCATCCACCGGCGAGAGTGGCCCGAACCGCGCGGGTACGAGGCCGACCTCGAGGCCGGCGAAACGGCCACGGAGGTCATCTCGGCGCTCAGACGCTACAAGAGCGAGCGCCAGCTACCGCTCAACGAGGAACTCGACGCCGTCGCCGTCTACGGATCGATCGGCGGCTTCGAGAACGCAGTTCGGGACGTGATGCACGTCGCAGATCTCGAAGTCCTCGAGAGCCAACCCGAAATCTCGACCGAGGTCGCCTCGATCGATCTGGATTACTCCACGCTCGGGCCGAAGTACGGCTCGAAGGTCGGCGACATCGACGCGGGGATCGAGAGCGGCGAGTACGAGATCGACGACGATGCTGGCGTCTTGCGCGTTGCGGGCGAGGAACTCGAGGACGAGTTGTTCGAGGTTTCGCTCGAGCGAACCTACTCTGGCGACGGTGAGATGCTCGAGACCGAGTCGGCGGTCATCATCGTCGACAACGAAGACTAA
- a CDS encoding DUF7344 domain-containing protein → MPSTDTQPISRETAYRLLSKSRRRHLLTLLFELEEESLETLGRKIAARETDESPSDVPERTYTRVVTALIHCHIPYLADYGLVDYDRETRTVTLETAARERFPFQTTEEQFFTSLAD, encoded by the coding sequence ATGCCTTCCACCGACACCCAACCGATCAGTCGGGAAACAGCCTACCGCCTTCTTTCGAAGTCCCGGCGTCGACACCTCCTCACCCTGCTGTTCGAACTCGAGGAAGAATCGCTCGAAACGCTCGGCCGGAAAATCGCCGCCAGAGAGACAGACGAGTCCCCAAGCGACGTCCCAGAGCGAACGTACACTCGGGTCGTAACGGCGTTGATCCACTGTCACATCCCTTATCTGGCTGACTACGGACTCGTCGACTACGACCGTGAGACGCGGACGGTAACCCTCGAGACCGCCGCTCGAGAGCGGTTTCCGTTTCAAACGACAGAAGAGCAGTTTTTCACCTCCCTGGCGGATTGA